The sequence AGGTGTTCATTCTTTGATTGTGACCAACGCCGCAGGTGGTATCAATACCAGCTTTACTCAAGGCGAATTAATGATGATCACTGATCAAATCAATTATACAGGAGTAAACCCTCTTATCGGACCAAACGATGAGGCGATGGGTGTGCGTTTTACGGATATGAGTGAACCATATGACAAGGCTTATCAAGAAACTGTGAGAAAAGTCGCTGGAGAAATGGACTTGGATTTAAAAGAAGGCGTCTATATTGGCTTTTCAGGCCCTACTTATGAAACCCCCGCTGAAATCAAAATGGCTCGTTTACTAGGAGCAGATGCTGTGGGTATGTCTACAGTGCCTGAAGTTATCGTAGCTAAACACGCTGGATTACGAGTGATTGGTGTGTCATGCATTACCAATCTCGCCGCAGGTATGCAAGCTGCTTTAAATCATGAAGAAGTAGTTGAAACCACACAACGTGTGAAAACGACCTTTAAAGCATTTATAAAAAACATTTTAGCTGCTCTTTAATTCTTTTGAAAACAATAAAACCAATGAATATTTTAGTGTTTTTGTTTTGTAAATTTTCTTTTTGAATGTAGAAAAGGATCCCGCCTCTATGAAGCTGGGGTCCTTTTTTGCCGCGTTGAGAAAAAGAGGGTTTTGTGTTAAAGTAAATAGAGCAAATTTTCGGATAAA is a genomic window of Carnobacterium sp. CP1 containing:
- a CDS encoding purine-nucleoside phosphorylase, whose product is MTVSLQEKITAAASFIKQQGVKDLEIGLILGSGLGELGDEIENPVIISYGDIPHFPVSTVAGHAGQLVYGVLGGKQVLAMQGRFHYYEGYTLQEVTFPVRVMKELGVHSLIVTNAAGGINTSFTQGELMMITDQINYTGVNPLIGPNDEAMGVRFTDMSEPYDKAYQETVRKVAGEMDLDLKEGVYIGFSGPTYETPAEIKMARLLGADAVGMSTVPEVIVAKHAGLRVIGVSCITNLAAGMQAALNHEEVVETTQRVKTTFKAFIKNILAAL